A genomic region of Tamandua tetradactyla isolate mTamTet1 chromosome 2, mTamTet1.pri, whole genome shotgun sequence contains the following coding sequences:
- the SLFNL1 gene encoding schlafen-like protein 1 isoform X1 translates to METSPETSQKRSSQTQAQKELPRKQALKERCLEEPMGRQSLKEHPSETPPGRQSLKEHPSETPPGRQSLKEHPSEESLTEGTLHTPRTLCVHHLNPQFSVPVLTCLLRDTLERLELTVKREHIEVVRRPRKAYALVQVTTPRAALASLPRRLQLASEEHLILKELAARGKELMVTEGGVSFSRKEQEEDSGPSPGPSPGTSHPPPALPSGAQPTRAWALSPPSIRGRPSGALSDSAIVHQEIQGQERLFQGASLGSETRNLEFKRGGGEYLNLALKHHVRRYTCAFLNSEGGSLLVGVEDSGLVRGIRCSHRDEDRVRLLVDSILQAFKPQVFPDAYDLSFIPVVSTSVTRGSVPLKVIRLTVHAPKAQSEPQLYETDQGEVFLRRDGSIQGPLSSSAIQEWCRQKWMVELGKLEEKVRVLTVEKEELQQQLKEQRTISCTCCVL, encoded by the exons ATGGAGACATCGCCGGAGACCTCCCAAAAGAGATCATCACAAACCCAGGCTCAGAAGGAGCTCCCACGAAAGCAGGCCCTGAAGGAGCGCTGCTTGGAGGAGCCCATGGGAAGGCAGTCCCTCAAGGAGCACCCCTCGGAGACACCCCCGGGAAGGCAGTCCCTCAAGGAGCACCCCTCGGAGACACCCCCGGGAAGGCAGTCCCTCAAGGAGCACCCCTCGGAGGAGTCCCTGACTGAAGGGACCTTGCACACCCCACGTACACTGTGCGTGCACCACCTGAACCCCCAGTTCTCCGTGCCAGTGCTCACCTGCCTGCTGCGGGACACCCTGGAACGGCTCGAGCTGACTGTGAAGCGGGAGCACATCGAGGTGGTGAGGCGGCCACGCAAGGCCTACGCACTGGTGCAGGTGACCACTCCCAGGGCTGCCCTGGCCTCGCTCCCCAGGCGCCTGCAGCTGGCCTCGGAGGAGCACCTGATCCTCAAGGAGCTGGCGGCCCGGGGGAAGGAGCTCATGGTGACCGAGGGTGGGGTGTCCTTCAGCCGCAAAGAG CAGGAGGAGGACAGCGGCCCcagccccggccccagcccaggGACCAGCCACCCACCACCAGCCCTGCCCTCGGGGGCCCAGCCCACCCGGGCCTGGGCTCTGAGCCCTCCGTCCATCCGGGGCCGGCCCAGCGGCGCGCTTTCCGACAGCGCCATCGTGCACCAGGAGATCCAGGGCCAGGAGCGGCTCTTCCAGGGCGCGTCCCTGGGCAGCGAGACGCGCAACCTGGAGTTCAAGCGCGGCGGCGGCGAGTACCTGAACCTGGCGCTCAAGCACCACGTGCGGCGCTACACGTGCGCCTTCCTCAACAGCGAGGGCGGCAGCCTGCTGGTGGGCGTGGAGGACAGCGGCCTGGTGCGGGGCATCCGCTGCAGCCACCGCGACGAGGACCGCGTGCGGCTGCTGGTGGACTCCATCCTGCAGGCCTTCAAGCCCCAGGTCTTCCCCGATGCCTACGACCTGTCCTTCATCCCGGTGGTCAGCACCTCCGTGACCAGGGGCTCGGTGCCCCTCAAG GTCATCCGCCTGACCGTGCACGCCCCCAAGGCCCAGAGTGAGCCGCAGCTCTACGAGACAGACCAGGGGGAGGTGTTTCTGCGGCGTGACGGGAGCATCCAGGGCCCACTGTCCAGCAGCGCCATCCAGGAGTGGTGCCGGCAG AAATGGATGGTGGAACTGGGCAAGCTGGAGGAGAAGGTGAGGGTATTGACGGTGGAGAAGGAGGAACTCCAGCAGCAGCTGAAGGAGCAGAGGACCATCTCCTGCACCTGCTGCGTCCTATGA
- the SLFNL1 gene encoding schlafen-like protein 1 isoform X2, translating into METSPETSQKRSSQTQAQKELPRKQALKERCLEEPMGRQSLKEHPSETPPGRQSLKEHPSETPPGRQSLKEHPSEESLTEGTLHTPRTLCVHHLNPQFSVPVLTCLLRDTLERLELTVKREHIEVVRRPRKAYALVQVTTPRAALASLPRRLQLASEEHLILKELAARGKELMVTEGGVSFSRKEEEDSGPSPGPSPGTSHPPPALPSGAQPTRAWALSPPSIRGRPSGALSDSAIVHQEIQGQERLFQGASLGSETRNLEFKRGGGEYLNLALKHHVRRYTCAFLNSEGGSLLVGVEDSGLVRGIRCSHRDEDRVRLLVDSILQAFKPQVFPDAYDLSFIPVVSTSVTRGSVPLKVIRLTVHAPKAQSEPQLYETDQGEVFLRRDGSIQGPLSSSAIQEWCRQKWMVELGKLEEKVRVLTVEKEELQQQLKEQRTISCTCCVL; encoded by the exons ATGGAGACATCGCCGGAGACCTCCCAAAAGAGATCATCACAAACCCAGGCTCAGAAGGAGCTCCCACGAAAGCAGGCCCTGAAGGAGCGCTGCTTGGAGGAGCCCATGGGAAGGCAGTCCCTCAAGGAGCACCCCTCGGAGACACCCCCGGGAAGGCAGTCCCTCAAGGAGCACCCCTCGGAGACACCCCCGGGAAGGCAGTCCCTCAAGGAGCACCCCTCGGAGGAGTCCCTGACTGAAGGGACCTTGCACACCCCACGTACACTGTGCGTGCACCACCTGAACCCCCAGTTCTCCGTGCCAGTGCTCACCTGCCTGCTGCGGGACACCCTGGAACGGCTCGAGCTGACTGTGAAGCGGGAGCACATCGAGGTGGTGAGGCGGCCACGCAAGGCCTACGCACTGGTGCAGGTGACCACTCCCAGGGCTGCCCTGGCCTCGCTCCCCAGGCGCCTGCAGCTGGCCTCGGAGGAGCACCTGATCCTCAAGGAGCTGGCGGCCCGGGGGAAGGAGCTCATGGTGACCGAGGGTGGGGTGTCCTTCAGCCGCAAAGAG GAGGAGGACAGCGGCCCcagccccggccccagcccaggGACCAGCCACCCACCACCAGCCCTGCCCTCGGGGGCCCAGCCCACCCGGGCCTGGGCTCTGAGCCCTCCGTCCATCCGGGGCCGGCCCAGCGGCGCGCTTTCCGACAGCGCCATCGTGCACCAGGAGATCCAGGGCCAGGAGCGGCTCTTCCAGGGCGCGTCCCTGGGCAGCGAGACGCGCAACCTGGAGTTCAAGCGCGGCGGCGGCGAGTACCTGAACCTGGCGCTCAAGCACCACGTGCGGCGCTACACGTGCGCCTTCCTCAACAGCGAGGGCGGCAGCCTGCTGGTGGGCGTGGAGGACAGCGGCCTGGTGCGGGGCATCCGCTGCAGCCACCGCGACGAGGACCGCGTGCGGCTGCTGGTGGACTCCATCCTGCAGGCCTTCAAGCCCCAGGTCTTCCCCGATGCCTACGACCTGTCCTTCATCCCGGTGGTCAGCACCTCCGTGACCAGGGGCTCGGTGCCCCTCAAG GTCATCCGCCTGACCGTGCACGCCCCCAAGGCCCAGAGTGAGCCGCAGCTCTACGAGACAGACCAGGGGGAGGTGTTTCTGCGGCGTGACGGGAGCATCCAGGGCCCACTGTCCAGCAGCGCCATCCAGGAGTGGTGCCGGCAG AAATGGATGGTGGAACTGGGCAAGCTGGAGGAGAAGGTGAGGGTATTGACGGTGGAGAAGGAGGAACTCCAGCAGCAGCTGAAGGAGCAGAGGACCATCTCCTGCACCTGCTGCGTCCTATGA